In one Polaribacter sp. ALD11 genomic region, the following are encoded:
- a CDS encoding acetyl-CoA carboxylase carboxyltransferase subunit alpha produces the protein MEYLEFEMPIKELQDQLQKCQIIGEESEVDVTATCKKIAKKLETARKDIYKNLTPWQRVQLSRHPNRPYTLDYIKAICGDTFMELHGDRNVGDDKAMIGGLGKIGDQSYMFIGQQKGYNTKTRQYRNFGMANPEGYRKALRLMKMAEKFGIPVVTLLDTPGAYPGLEAEERGQGEAIARNIFEMTILKTPIITVVIGEGASGGALGIGVGDRVYMMENTWYTVISPESCSSILWRSWEFKEQAAAALKLTGTDMKKMKLIDGIIKEPVGGAHSDRQGAFEAVQNQIVLAFNELKDLSEEDLVAKRMDKYANMGVYKE, from the coding sequence ATGGAGTATTTAGAATTTGAAATGCCAATAAAAGAGCTTCAAGATCAACTGCAAAAATGCCAGATTATTGGTGAAGAAAGTGAAGTAGATGTTACTGCTACTTGTAAGAAAATAGCAAAAAAACTAGAAACTGCTAGAAAAGATATATACAAAAATTTAACGCCTTGGCAACGTGTACAATTATCTAGACACCCAAATAGACCTTATACTTTAGACTATATTAAAGCCATTTGTGGAGATACTTTTATGGAGCTTCATGGGGATAGAAATGTTGGTGATGATAAAGCAATGATTGGTGGTTTAGGTAAAATTGGCGATCAATCTTATATGTTTATTGGTCAACAAAAGGGGTACAATACCAAAACACGCCAGTATAGAAATTTTGGAATGGCAAATCCTGAAGGATATAGAAAAGCATTGCGTTTAATGAAAATGGCAGAGAAATTCGGAATTCCTGTGGTTACTTTATTAGACACACCTGGAGCTTACCCTGGTTTAGAAGCGGAAGAACGCGGACAAGGAGAGGCAATTGCTAGAAATATTTTTGAAATGACCATTTTAAAAACACCAATTATAACAGTAGTTATTGGTGAAGGAGCATCTGGTGGAGCTTTAGGAATTGGAGTGGGAGATAGAGTGTACATGATGGAAAATACTTGGTATACTGTTATTTCTCCTGAATCTTGTTCATCTATTTTATGGAGAAGTTGGGAGTTTAAAGAACAAGCTGCGGCGGCTTTAAAACTAACTGGAACAGACATGAAGAAAATGAAACTGATAGACGGTATTATTAAAGAACCAGTTGGTGGAGCACATTCTGATAGACAAGGTGCTTTTGAAGCTGTTCAAAACCAAATAGTTCTTGCTTTTAACGAATTAAAAGATTTATCTGAAGAAGATTTAGTAGCGAAAAGAATGGATAAATATGCAAATATGGGTGTTTACAAAGAATAA
- a CDS encoding DMT family transporter, which translates to MQESKLKNYLLLHLIVFIWGFTAILGALITIDAIPLVWYRMLLAVVFIAIYFLWKKKSFKVDKKGLIKFFFTGVIIATHWVFFFKAIKVSNVSVALVTMSTGAFFASLIEPVFFKRKINTLEIFLGLLVIGGLYIIFNFESQYKLGIIYALIASFLGALFAVLNGLFIKKYTADTISFYQLFFGVVFITMYLLITNGFTISFFQVPTTDWLYLILLSSICTAYAFIASVQVMKYLSPYTVMLTINLEPIYAIILALLIFGDEEQMSNTFYLGAFIVLFVVLLNGLIKNRSTLKEKFQQKLKRKK; encoded by the coding sequence ATGCAAGAAAGTAAACTAAAAAATTATCTATTACTTCATCTGATTGTTTTTATTTGGGGTTTTACTGCAATTTTAGGCGCTTTAATAACCATTGATGCAATTCCGTTAGTTTGGTATAGAATGTTATTGGCAGTAGTGTTTATTGCTATTTACTTTCTATGGAAGAAAAAATCATTTAAAGTTGATAAAAAAGGACTTATAAAATTTTTCTTTACAGGAGTAATTATTGCGACACATTGGGTTTTCTTTTTTAAAGCAATAAAAGTTTCTAATGTATCGGTAGCTTTGGTAACCATGAGTACAGGTGCTTTTTTTGCATCATTAATAGAGCCTGTCTTTTTTAAAAGAAAAATTAATACATTAGAAATATTTTTAGGGTTGCTTGTAATTGGTGGTTTGTATATTATTTTTAATTTCGAAAGTCAGTATAAATTAGGTATTATTTATGCATTAATAGCTTCTTTTTTAGGAGCCTTATTTGCTGTTTTAAATGGTTTATTTATCAAAAAATATACAGCAGATACTATTTCCTTTTATCAATTATTTTTTGGTGTTGTGTTTATAACAATGTATTTGTTGATTACAAATGGTTTTACTATAAGTTTCTTTCAGGTGCCAACAACAGATTGGTTATATCTTATATTATTAAGTAGTATTTGTACGGCGTATGCATTTATTGCTTCTGTACAAGTAATGAAGTATCTTTCTCCATACACCGTAATGCTTACCATTAATTTAGAACCTATTTATGCAATAATTTTAGCTTTGCTTATTTTTGGTGATGAAGAACAAATGAGCAATACCTTTTATTTAGGTGCTTTTATTGTATTGTTTGTAGTTTTATTAAACGGACTTATTAAAAATAGAAGTACTTTAAAAGAGAAATTTCAACAAAAGCTAAAGCGAAAAAAGTAA
- a CDS encoding LptF/LptG family permease, with translation MKIIDWYILKRFLVTFLFTLLILIPIAIAIDVSEKVDNFLEHPNLELDEILNDYYINFIIYYANTFMPLALFIAVILFTSKLSNNTEIIAITNAKVSFTRFLYPYFVGATLITLLSLAMNHYVVPNSSKVRKKFESTYINNNRQKNELKYVSDFSLQLTDSTYIFIRSFNTQTNVGYDFNSETYDGLELKSKLSADNLRFNDKDSIFTLTRWRKRLVYKDRDSIFSGNKIDTVFNFTPRDLIYKSAFAQEMPSDELLKFINISKKRGVKNLNAYLVELYKRTSLPIASYILTIIAVALAFRKRRGGTGVNLAVGVGIMFLYVFFMKVGEVLGSVAGVNAIAYVWLPNIMFGLIAIYLYFHARK, from the coding sequence TTGAAAATAATAGATTGGTACATATTAAAGAGATTCTTGGTAACATTTTTATTTACCTTGTTAATCTTAATTCCAATAGCAATTGCTATCGATGTTTCTGAAAAAGTAGATAACTTTTTAGAACACCCAAACTTGGAGTTAGATGAAATTTTAAATGATTATTATATAAATTTCATTATCTATTATGCGAATACGTTTATGCCTTTGGCATTATTTATTGCTGTAATTTTATTTACTTCTAAGCTTTCTAACAATACAGAGATTATTGCGATTACAAATGCAAAAGTTTCATTTACGCGTTTCTTGTACCCTTATTTTGTAGGTGCAACTTTAATTACCCTACTTTCTTTGGCAATGAATCATTATGTGGTGCCAAATAGTAGTAAGGTTAGGAAAAAGTTTGAAAGTACATACATAAATAACAATAGACAAAAAAACGAATTAAAGTACGTTTCTGACTTTAGTTTGCAACTTACAGATAGTACCTATATTTTTATTAGAAGTTTTAATACACAAACAAATGTAGGGTATGATTTTAATTCAGAAACTTATGATGGCTTAGAATTAAAATCGAAACTTTCTGCAGATAACTTAAGATTCAATGATAAAGACTCTATATTTACTTTAACTCGCTGGAGAAAACGTTTAGTGTATAAAGATAGAGATAGTATTTTCTCTGGTAATAAAATAGACACTGTATTTAATTTTACACCAAGAGATTTAATCTACAAATCTGCTTTTGCACAAGAAATGCCATCAGATGAATTGCTGAAATTTATAAATATTTCAAAAAAAAGAGGGGTAAAAAATTTAAATGCCTATTTGGTAGAACTGTATAAAAGAACAAGCTTGCCAATAGCGTCTTATATTCTTACTATTATTGCAGTTGCTCTGGCTTTTAGAAAAAGAAGAGGTGGTACAGGTGTTAACTTAGCAGTGGGCGTTGGTATTATGTTTTTGTATGTTTTCTTTATGAAAGTGGGCGAAGTTTTGGGTTCTGTTGCAGGTGTTAATGCGATAGCTTACGTTTGGCTACCTAATATTATGTTTGGTCTTATCGCTATTTATCTTTACTTCCATGCAAGAAAGTAA
- the tgt gene encoding tRNA guanosine(34) transglycosylase Tgt, which translates to MKFDLKITDPKSKARAGVITTDHGEIETPIFMPVGTVGTVKGVHQTELKNEIKPDIILANTYHLFLRPGMEILEKAGGLHKFMNWDSNILTDSGGYQVYSLSGRRKINEEGVKFKSHIDGSMHFFTPENVMETQRTIGADIIMAFDECTPYPCDYNYAKRSMHMTHRWLDRCIKHLEKTPFKYGFEQTFMPIVQGSTYKDLRRQSAEYIANSGQQANAIGGLSVGEPAEEMYAMTEVVTEILPEDKPRYLMGVGTPINILENIALGIDMFDCVMPTRNARNGMLFTAHGSINIKNKKWEDDFSPIDDMDITWVDTMYSKAYLRHLFAAKEMLGKQIASIHNLGFYVWLTREARKHILAGDFREWKDKMVKQMDKRL; encoded by the coding sequence ATGAAATTTGATCTAAAAATTACCGACCCAAAAAGTAAGGCAAGAGCAGGAGTTATAACTACTGATCATGGAGAGATTGAAACACCAATCTTTATGCCCGTGGGAACTGTTGGAACTGTAAAAGGAGTTCATCAAACAGAATTAAAAAATGAAATAAAACCAGATATTATTTTAGCAAATACCTATCACTTATTCTTACGTCCAGGAATGGAAATTTTAGAAAAAGCTGGTGGTTTGCATAAATTTATGAACTGGGATAGTAATATTTTAACAGATTCTGGTGGTTACCAAGTATATTCACTTTCTGGAAGAAGAAAAATTAACGAAGAAGGCGTAAAGTTTAAAAGCCATATAGATGGTTCTATGCACTTTTTTACACCAGAAAATGTTATGGAAACTCAGCGTACAATTGGAGCAGATATTATAATGGCTTTCGATGAATGTACACCGTATCCTTGTGATTATAATTATGCAAAAAGATCTATGCATATGACACATAGATGGTTGGATAGGTGCATAAAACATTTAGAAAAAACACCATTTAAATATGGCTTTGAGCAAACTTTTATGCCAATTGTACAAGGAAGTACATATAAAGATTTACGAAGACAATCTGCGGAATATATAGCCAATTCTGGTCAGCAAGCAAATGCAATTGGTGGTCTTTCTGTAGGTGAGCCAGCAGAAGAAATGTATGCAATGACAGAAGTTGTTACAGAAATTTTACCAGAAGACAAACCACGTTATTTAATGGGAGTTGGTACGCCAATTAATATTTTAGAGAATATTGCTTTGGGTATTGACATGTTCGATTGTGTAATGCCAACAAGAAACGCAAGAAACGGAATGTTGTTTACCGCACACGGGTCTATTAATATTAAAAATAAAAAGTGGGAAGATGATTTTTCTCCAATAGATGATATGGATATTACCTGGGTAGATACCATGTATTCAAAAGCCTATTTACGTCATTTATTTGCTGCCAAAGAAATGCTAGGAAAGCAAATTGCTTCTATACATAATTTAGGTTTTTATGTTTGGTTAACCAGAGAAGCAAGAAAGCACATTTTAGCAGGAGATTTTAGAGAGTGGAAAGATAAAATGGTAAAACAAATGGACAAAAGGTTATAA
- the rluF gene encoding 23S rRNA pseudouridine(2604) synthase RluF: METNNQQSINLNKYISSSGVCSRREAEKFIKEGRITINGKPTQLGNRVGKKDVVKFDGRLVEPKNITLYIALNKPVGIVSTTDDREPNNIVKHVNYPERLFPIGRLDKPSEGLIFLTNDGDIVNKILRAGNNHEKEYFVSVDKSITEDFILSMGNGIPILGTVTKKCKVEKVSDKIFRIVLTQGLNRQIRRMCEYLDYEVTKLKRTRIMNVDLGYLQAGDWRELTDEEMKGINKMISTSSKTEEASPIEEKPKQAKPKRNKAPTKNDFNKKSASFRKSSPKTKRNSAIASSKKKRW, encoded by the coding sequence TTGGAAACTAACAATCAACAGTCTATAAATCTTAATAAATATATAAGTTCTTCAGGTGTTTGCTCTCGTAGAGAAGCCGAAAAATTTATAAAAGAAGGCAGAATTACTATTAACGGTAAACCAACTCAATTAGGTAATAGAGTTGGTAAAAAAGATGTAGTGAAGTTTGATGGAAGATTGGTAGAGCCTAAGAATATTACCTTGTACATTGCTTTAAATAAACCAGTTGGTATTGTTTCTACAACAGATGATAGAGAACCAAATAACATTGTAAAGCATGTGAACTACCCAGAAAGATTGTTTCCAATTGGGCGTTTAGATAAACCTTCTGAAGGTTTAATTTTCTTAACAAATGATGGTGATATTGTAAACAAAATATTGCGTGCCGGAAACAACCACGAAAAAGAATACTTTGTTTCTGTAGATAAATCGATTACAGAAGATTTTATATTAAGTATGGGGAATGGAATTCCTATTTTAGGAACCGTTACTAAAAAATGTAAAGTCGAAAAGGTAAGTGATAAAATCTTTAGAATTGTTTTAACACAAGGCTTAAATCGTCAAATTCGTAGAATGTGCGAATACTTAGATTATGAAGTAACTAAGTTAAAGCGCACAAGAATTATGAATGTAGATCTTGGTTATTTGCAAGCAGGAGATTGGCGAGAATTAACAGATGAAGAGATGAAGGGAATTAATAAAATGATTTCTACATCTTCTAAAACGGAGGAAGCTTCACCAATAGAAGAAAAACCAAAACAAGCCAAACCAAAGAGAAATAAAGCACCCACAAAAAACGATTTTAATAAAAAAAGTGCCTCTTTTAGAAAATCGTCACCAAAAACGAAAAGAAACAGTGCAATAGCATCTTCTAAAAAGAAACGTTGGTAA
- a CDS encoding alpha-ketoglutarate-dependent dioxygenase AlkB, translating into MDLFSSEKIKNVLPFDGVTNYHGLVLNKKQCNFYYQKLMETIQFKNDEAIIFGKKIITKRKVAWYGESEYSYTYSKITKTANIFTKELLELKEIVEKESRETYNSCLLNLYHSGEEGMAYHSDGEKMLKKNGAIASLSLGAERKFSFKHKENKQRIDVVLENGSLLVMKEGTQKNWLHRLPPTKKVNSPRINLTFRSIEL; encoded by the coding sequence ATGGATTTATTTTCTTCAGAAAAAATAAAAAATGTACTTCCTTTTGATGGCGTTACAAATTATCACGGACTCGTTTTAAATAAAAAACAATGTAATTTTTATTATCAAAAATTAATGGAAACCATTCAATTTAAAAACGATGAAGCTATTATTTTTGGTAAGAAAATAATCACTAAAAGAAAAGTTGCCTGGTATGGCGAATCGGAATATTCTTATACCTACTCTAAAATAACAAAAACGGCAAATATCTTCACTAAAGAATTATTGGAGTTAAAAGAAATAGTAGAAAAAGAAAGTAGAGAAACCTATAATTCTTGTCTCCTGAATTTATATCATTCAGGAGAAGAAGGAATGGCTTATCATTCCGACGGAGAAAAAATGTTAAAAAAAAATGGTGCTATTGCTTCCTTGTCTTTAGGTGCAGAGCGTAAATTTTCTTTTAAGCATAAAGAGAATAAACAAAGAATAGATGTTGTTTTAGAAAATGGTAGCTTATTGGTGATGAAAGAAGGAACGCAAAAGAATTGGTTACACAGGTTACCACCAACTAAAAAAGTAAACTCACCAAGAATTAATCTAACTTTTAGAAGTATAGAGTTGTAA
- a CDS encoding Xaa-Pro peptidase family protein: MNTFGIGGASAENELKALKPLETNIKPIQKEEYKQRIHKVCELMKANNVKALYVNAGTNLLYFTGTHWHASERLVGAIILPNEEVHYIVPNFEIGTIQDFLEIEGTIHGWEEHESPYALFFEVLKNNNITQGEVQLDESAPFSIINGLNKEVHSFSIEIATPIISECRMVKSKAEIAIIQHVMNMTMVVQKATARILRVGISTKEVENFIHEAHKKMGAPAGSYFCIVLFGVDSSFPHGVKSPKNLALNEIVLVDTGCQLYDYISDITRTYIFGEANELQRKIWNIEKETQLAAFNASILNNECSTIDDASRVVLEAHNLGPDYKLPGLPHRTGHGIGLEIHEYPYIIRGNKTKLAVGMTFSNEPMICVPNEFGIRLEDHIYMTTEGAKWFTEIAHSIENPFNI, encoded by the coding sequence ATGAATACATTTGGAATTGGTGGCGCTAGCGCAGAAAACGAATTGAAGGCATTGAAACCTTTAGAAACGAATATAAAACCAATACAGAAAGAAGAATACAAACAGCGAATTCATAAAGTTTGCGAGTTAATGAAAGCAAATAATGTAAAAGCATTGTATGTAAATGCAGGTACAAATTTGTTATATTTTACAGGAACACATTGGCATGCAAGTGAGCGTCTTGTGGGTGCAATTATTTTACCAAATGAAGAGGTTCATTATATTGTGCCAAACTTTGAGATAGGAACCATTCAAGATTTCTTAGAAATAGAAGGCACAATTCATGGTTGGGAAGAACATGAAAGTCCGTATGCATTGTTTTTTGAGGTTTTAAAAAATAACAATATAACACAAGGAGAAGTTCAGTTAGATGAAAGTGCACCATTTTCTATTATAAACGGACTGAATAAAGAAGTTCACTCTTTTTCAATTGAAATTGCAACGCCTATTATTTCTGAATGTAGAATGGTGAAATCAAAAGCAGAAATTGCCATTATTCAGCATGTAATGAATATGACAATGGTCGTTCAAAAAGCAACGGCAAGAATTTTAAGAGTTGGTATTTCTACAAAAGAAGTAGAAAACTTTATTCATGAAGCGCATAAAAAAATGGGCGCTCCTGCTGGATCTTATTTTTGTATCGTTTTGTTTGGCGTAGATTCTTCTTTTCCACACGGAGTAAAAAGTCCGAAGAACCTAGCATTGAACGAGATTGTTTTGGTAGATACGGGGTGTCAATTGTATGACTATATTTCAGACATTACAAGAACTTACATCTTTGGGGAAGCTAATGAATTGCAACGAAAAATATGGAATATTGAAAAAGAAACCCAATTAGCGGCTTTTAATGCTTCGATTTTAAATAATGAATGTAGTACTATAGATGACGCTTCTAGAGTAGTTTTAGAAGCTCATAATTTAGGGCCAGATTATAAATTACCTGGTTTACCACATAGAACAGGGCACGGAATCGGACTAGAGATTCATGAATATCCTTACATTATTAGAGGCAACAAAACAAAGCTAGCAGTAGGAATGACTTTTAGTAATGAGCCAATGATTTGTGTGCCAAATGAGTTTGGTATCCGTTTAGAAGATCATATTTATATGACAACAGAAGGCGCAAAATGGTTTACAGAAATTGCACATTCTATAGAAAATCCTTTTAATATTTAA
- a CDS encoding FAD-binding oxidoreductase: MSKEVVIIGGGIIGLCTAYYLQKEGCKVTVIDQSNMSSGASYVNAGYITPSHFISLAAPGIITKGIKWMFDATSPFYVKPRFDLEFLKWSLAFKKSATKAKVAKAIPAILNINLLGRDLYEDLKKSNDFNFHFERKGLLMCYKSDKVGEEEWEIGKVGIQQGLKVENLTAEEVAKIESKASLNVKGAIYYHSDAHMTPTIFMKEMIGYLEQNGVAFYKNETVKDFNLSSGKITEIISDKRIIKADEVVLTAGSWSPLIVKKLGIKIPIQAGKGYSINVERETKITIPAILCEAKVAVTPMSGFTRFAGTMEIAGINHDINPKRVETIANAAKEYYNNLEITSKEKKAAVCGLRPCSPDGLPYIGKSSKCENLTIATGHAMMGWSLGSATGKIVSEIIAKKKISLDISPFNPDRKF, translated from the coding sequence ATGTCAAAAGAAGTAGTAATTATTGGTGGTGGAATTATAGGTTTATGCACAGCGTATTACCTTCAAAAAGAAGGTTGTAAAGTAACCGTTATAGATCAATCTAATATGAGTTCTGGTGCTTCGTATGTAAATGCAGGTTATATTACGCCTAGTCATTTTATTTCTTTAGCAGCTCCAGGTATTATTACAAAAGGCATCAAATGGATGTTTGATGCAACAAGTCCGTTTTATGTAAAACCAAGATTTGATTTAGAGTTTTTGAAATGGAGTTTGGCTTTTAAGAAATCTGCTACAAAAGCAAAAGTAGCAAAAGCAATTCCCGCTATTTTAAATATTAATTTATTGGGAAGAGATTTGTATGAAGATTTAAAAAAGTCGAATGATTTTAACTTCCATTTTGAAAGAAAAGGATTGTTAATGTGCTATAAATCGGATAAAGTAGGTGAGGAAGAATGGGAAATTGGTAAAGTAGGAATTCAACAAGGCTTAAAAGTTGAAAATTTAACAGCCGAAGAGGTTGCAAAAATAGAAAGCAAAGCAAGTTTAAATGTAAAAGGAGCTATCTATTATCATTCAGATGCACACATGACGCCTACTATTTTTATGAAAGAAATGATTGGTTATTTAGAGCAAAATGGTGTTGCTTTTTATAAAAACGAAACTGTAAAAGACTTCAATTTATCTTCAGGGAAAATTACAGAAATTATTTCTGATAAAAGAATAATAAAAGCAGATGAGGTTGTCTTAACAGCTGGAAGTTGGAGTCCTTTAATCGTAAAGAAACTGGGAATTAAAATACCTATTCAGGCAGGAAAGGGCTACAGTATTAATGTAGAAAGAGAAACAAAGATTACAATTCCGGCAATTTTATGCGAAGCAAAAGTTGCGGTAACCCCTATGAGTGGTTTTACACGTTTTGCAGGAACTATGGAAATTGCAGGTATTAATCATGATATTAATCCTAAAAGAGTAGAAACTATTGCCAATGCGGCAAAAGAATATTACAATAACTTAGAAATTACTTCCAAAGAAAAAAAAGCTGCAGTTTGTGGCTTAAGACCTTGTTCACCAGACGGATTGCCGTATATTGGTAAATCTTCTAAATGTGAAAACTTAACAATTGCCACAGGTCATGCAATGATGGGGTGGAGTTTAGGATCAGCAACAGGGAAAATAGTTTCAGAAATAATTGCAAAGAAGAAAATATCTTTAGATATTTCTCCTTTTAACCCAGACAGAAAATTTTAA
- a CDS encoding 4-hydroxyproline epimerase has protein sequence MSKKTFFCVDAHTCGNPVRVVAGGGPNLIGTNMSEKRQHFLKEFDWIRKGLMFEPRGHDMMSGSILFPPHDPENDFAILFIETSGCLPMCGHGTIGTITIAIEEGLISPKKAGEIKMETPAGLVHITYKQTAQKVDWVKIVNVKSYLAAENLTIDCPELGELTFDVSYGGNFYAIVDPQENFSGIQDFTAGKIIQYSQAIREKINLKYPDLFIHPENETIRDVTHVLWTGSPLDKNSDGRNAVFYGNKAIDRSPCGTGTSARLAQLYAKGKLKVGQDYVHESFIGSKFTGKVEGETTLDGKLAIVPSIKGWAKVYGYNTIVIDDEDPYAHGFQVI, from the coding sequence ATGAGTAAAAAAACTTTTTTCTGTGTTGATGCGCACACCTGTGGAAATCCTGTAAGAGTTGTTGCTGGTGGCGGCCCAAATCTTATTGGCACCAATATGAGTGAAAAACGTCAGCATTTTTTAAAAGAATTTGATTGGATTCGAAAAGGTTTAATGTTTGAACCTCGTGGACATGATATGATGAGTGGTTCAATTTTGTTTCCGCCACACGACCCAGAAAACGATTTTGCTATTTTATTTATAGAAACTTCTGGCTGTTTGCCAATGTGCGGACACGGTACAATTGGTACCATAACGATTGCGATAGAAGAGGGTTTAATTTCGCCAAAAAAAGCGGGTGAAATTAAAATGGAAACGCCTGCTGGTTTAGTTCATATAACCTATAAACAAACTGCCCAAAAAGTAGATTGGGTGAAAATAGTGAATGTAAAAAGTTATTTAGCAGCAGAGAATTTAACTATAGATTGCCCTGAATTAGGAGAACTTACATTCGATGTTTCTTACGGAGGAAATTTTTATGCGATTGTAGATCCTCAAGAAAATTTTTCTGGAATCCAAGATTTTACTGCAGGTAAAATTATACAATATTCGCAAGCGATACGAGAAAAAATCAATCTTAAATATCCAGATTTATTTATTCATCCAGAGAATGAAACTATTAGAGATGTAACGCATGTATTATGGACAGGCAGTCCGCTTGATAAAAATTCTGATGGAAGAAATGCTGTTTTTTATGGAAATAAAGCAATTGATAGAAGTCCTTGTGGTACAGGAACTTCCGCAAGATTAGCGCAGCTATATGCTAAAGGAAAATTAAAAGTAGGACAAGATTATGTGCATGAAAGTTTTATTGGATCTAAGTTTACTGGTAAAGTAGAAGGGGAAACTACCCTAGATGGCAAACTTGCAATTGTACCAAGCATTAAAGGTTGGGCAAAAGTGTATGGTTACAATACAATTGTTATCGATGATGAAGATCCTTACGCACATGGCTTTCAAGTTATTTAA
- a CDS encoding aldehyde dehydrogenase (NADP(+)), whose protein sequence is MVTGKNYIGNQLSAKGNKTFQTFNPELNKENSPIFTEATSEEIEEAVHLASEAFKEFSQVSGDKKAVFLNAIADEILALDDLLVQTYCSETGLPEGRAKGERGRTIGQLRSFANLVAEGSWVDATIDTADANREPQPKPDLRKFNFPLGPIVVFGASNFPLAYSTAGGDTAAAFAAGCPVIVKSHPMHAGTGELVASAIQKAAIKTNMPNGVFSNLNSSGIEVGQKLVSNAGVKAVGFTGSIKGGRALYDLAAKREEPIPVFAEMGSINPVVLLPKALENRAQDIAKTYAGSITLATGQFCTNPGLILGVKSEGLTSFIDTLSNEIVKINPSVMLHPNIKEGYLKNKEKVVSQDGVSVTANYSEVVQDNYAQQAVVTVKGEDFLQNTTLHLEVFGPFSMVIQCEDEKQLEHIISNLEGQLTGTIIADNNELETYRNIVHALQDRVGRIIFNGVPTGVEVCESMVHGGPYPASTDSRFTAVGVGSIKRWVRPFSYQDWPNNLLPDALKNENPLGILRSVNGIKSTGKID, encoded by the coding sequence ATGGTAACAGGAAAAAATTATATTGGAAATCAACTATCGGCAAAAGGGAATAAAACATTTCAAACATTTAATCCAGAATTAAATAAAGAAAATAGCCCTATTTTTACAGAAGCAACTTCAGAAGAAATAGAGGAAGCAGTGCACTTAGCATCCGAAGCCTTTAAGGAGTTTAGTCAGGTTTCTGGAGATAAAAAAGCAGTCTTCTTAAATGCAATTGCAGATGAGATTTTAGCTTTAGATGATTTGTTGGTTCAGACTTATTGCTCAGAAACAGGTTTGCCAGAAGGACGTGCAAAAGGAGAAAGAGGAAGAACAATTGGGCAATTAAGAAGTTTTGCTAATTTAGTAGCAGAAGGTTCTTGGGTAGATGCAACAATAGATACCGCAGACGCTAATAGAGAACCACAACCAAAACCAGATCTTAGAAAATTCAATTTTCCATTAGGACCAATAGTTGTTTTTGGCGCAAGTAATTTTCCGCTGGCATATTCTACAGCTGGAGGAGATACAGCTGCTGCTTTTGCAGCAGGTTGTCCTGTAATAGTGAAATCGCATCCAATGCACGCAGGTACAGGGGAATTAGTTGCATCGGCAATTCAGAAAGCAGCTATAAAAACAAATATGCCAAATGGTGTTTTTTCAAACTTAAATTCCAGTGGAATCGAAGTCGGACAAAAATTGGTTTCAAATGCGGGTGTAAAAGCAGTTGGTTTTACAGGAAGTATAAAAGGCGGAAGAGCGTTGTATGATTTGGCAGCAAAAAGAGAAGAACCTATTCCTGTTTTTGCAGAAATGGGAAGTATTAATCCTGTAGTTTTATTACCAAAAGCATTAGAAAACCGAGCACAAGATATAGCAAAAACCTATGCAGGTTCTATCACTTTAGCAACAGGACAGTTTTGTACAAATCCAGGTTTAATTTTAGGTGTAAAATCAGAGGGTTTAACGTCTTTTATAGATACATTGTCAAATGAGATTGTTAAAATAAATCCTTCTGTAATGTTGCACCCAAATATAAAAGAAGGCTATTTAAAAAATAAAGAAAAAGTAGTTTCTCAAGATGGCGTTTCTGTTACAGCAAACTATTCAGAAGTTGTTCAAGATAATTACGCACAACAAGCAGTTGTAACTGTTAAAGGAGAAGATTTCTTACAAAATACAACATTACATTTAGAGGTTTTCGGACCATTTTCTATGGTAATTCAATGTGAAGATGAAAAACAATTAGAACACATTATTTCTAATTTAGAAGGACAACTGACAGGGACAATTATAGCAGATAATAACGAGCTTGAAACATACAGAAACATTGTACATGCATTACAAGATAGAGTAGGACGAATTATCTTTAACGGAGTGCCTACAGGAGTAGAAGTTTGTGAATCTATGGTTCATGGTGGTCCATATCCTGCTTCAACAGATAGCCGATTTACCGCCGTTGGTGTTGGTTCTATAAAACGTTGGGTAAGACCATTTAGCTATCAAGATTGGCCAAATAACTTATTACCAGATGCCCTTAAAAACGAAAATCCTTTAGGAATTTTAAGAAGTGTAAATGGAATAAAATCAACAGGAAAAATAGATTAA